The DNA segment TGCTGAAGCCGCCGCCGATACTGAACATGCCGGTCGATTTCTCTTTCACTTTGACATCCAAGTCGACTTTGTCCGGTTCCACCTGCGTCGGCAGAATTTCGACGGTCTCGAAGTAGTTCAAATTGTTCAACCGCTGAAAGCTCCGTTTGATCGAGACGGTGTCGATGACGTCCTGTTCGTCCAGGCGCAATTCCCGCCGAATGACGTTGTCGCGTGTCTTGTCGTTGCCGGTGATGTTGATCCGCCTGATCCGCATCATCTCCCCTTCCTTGATATGGAACAGGATCGTGGCGGTCTTCTCTTGATTGTCGGGCGTCACCGACGGGCTCACGTCGGCGAACGCGTACCCTTTCGCCCCGTACATGTCCGTGATCCGCGTGATTTCGTCCCGAATCTTCGCCCGCTGAAAAATCTCACCGGGCGTAATTTTCAGACCCGCGCGCAACTCCGGATCCTCGAAGACGGTGTTGCCGCGGAAGCCGACCTCTTTCACCGTAAACGGCTCGCCTTCGACGATCCCATAAGTGACCGTAAACCACTTCTTGTCCTCCGACAACTCGACGGTCGGCATCCCGATCTGGACGTTCAGATAGCCCTTGTTCAGATAGACCTCTCGTATGCGCTCGATGTCGTTCGCGAGTTCCTCGCGCTTGAGAATGCCGGCATCCGACAAGAACGAGGGGAGCTTGAATTGCGTGAACAGGCCGTACCACGGAACCCATTCACGGGTGGCCATGACCTTGAAGAGTTCGTCTTTCGACACGGCCCTCATGCCGTCGAAGACGACCGTCTTGATGCGGGCCTTTTCCCCCTCTTTGATAAAGAACGTCAGGCGCTTGCGGTCTTCATCCAGCGTCTGAATGACGGGAATCACTTCGGCTTTATAATAGCCGTCCTCTTGGTAGGTCTGCCTGATCTTCTCCGCGCTTTCTTTTGCCTGCTGTTGATCCAGAAACGACTGGCTCTTGATGGTGATTTTTTCTCTCAGCTTGTCTTCGCTCAGATTCTCGTTGCCGTCGAACACGATCTCGGTGATGAAGGGTTTCTCCCGGACCACGAAGACCACCAAGAACCCGCCCGGGACCGATTCGGTCTCCACCTGAACGTCTTCGAAAAATCCGGTCTCATACAGGATTCTGACCTGATTGCGGATCGCTTCCGGGGTATAGGGGTCGTCGACCTTCAGCGTAATCCGACCGCTGATCGCCGCCGCCTCGATCCGCTTGTTGCCCCGCACCTCGATGGATTTGACCAGCGGGATCGCCTCCTGGGCCGCTCCGTTCGTCGCGAAGACCAGGAGGCAGAAGACCGGCAGCAGAGGACCGGCTGCGCTCCACTGAGGTCGTTTCCTTTCGATCACCGGAGCCCTTCCCGATCATCCGGGTGCTCCGGCATCCACGCAACGCCCGCCGCATGCCGAGCGGCTCCGCGGAGTTGAGCGCCGGACGCGTAGACGCT comes from the Nitrospirota bacterium genome and includes:
- the bamA gene encoding outer membrane protein assembly factor BamA — its product is MIERKRPQWSAAGPLLPVFCLLVFATNGAAQEAIPLVKSIEVRGNKRIEAAAISGRITLKVDDPYTPEAIRNQVRILYETGFFEDVQVETESVPGGFLVVFVVREKPFITEIVFDGNENLSEDKLREKITIKSQSFLDQQQAKESAEKIRQTYQEDGYYKAEVIPVIQTLDEDRKRLTFFIKEGEKARIKTVVFDGMRAVSKDELFKVMATREWVPWYGLFTQFKLPSFLSDAGILKREELANDIERIREVYLNKGYLNVQIGMPTVELSEDKKWFTVTYGIVEGEPFTVKEVGFRGNTVFEDPELRAGLKITPGEIFQRAKIRDEITRITDMYGAKGYAFADVSPSVTPDNQEKTATILFHIKEGEMMRIRRINITGNDKTRDNVIRRELRLDEQDVIDTVSIKRSFQRLNNLNYFETVEILPTQVEPDKVDLDVKVKEKSTGMFSIGGGFSTLDRFVLIADITEGNLGGRGYTGRIRGQLGQLRSIGLISFRNPYIQDSLTSLQLDVYSTQTLFGTFFEEKRGVSATFGRWFSEYISGYFTPVAEIIRYDDPNTFQNTLNPFGGTASAGSIFGFTTNIPQFIRDQFGTQSTTGFRFGLSRDTRDYYLDPRTGWRHSVDVSLGTPYLGGTNNFYKFALDTLKYTPLPFDTRISLRARFGIVEGLGGKPIPLTERFFVGGINTVRGFFFGRAGPVTPDGFLLGASKELIFNVDFIFPISSEAKLNGVIFFDYGKGFGDPNTGEDERLSFNLRPAAGIEARWISPFGPLRAAYGINLDPKPFERKGVFEFTIGSLF